The sequence CACCTCCTTGCGGAGCGTCCCGCCTTCCTCGGTCTCAGTTGCACCACATCGAGCTTTCTCGACGGAATCCGGATCGCCGAAGCGGCCCGGGCGACGTTGCCCGGCATCCGGACCGTGTTCGGAGGTCCCCACGTTTCCGCCCTGAAGGAGGTGCTCTTTCCACGCTTCCCCGCGATGGACTTCGCCGTGGTCGGGGAGGGGGAAGAGACGCTGGGGGAACTGATCGCGTCGGAGGGCGAGAATCCGTCGGCAATCCAGGGAATCATCTTCCGGGAAGGCACGGAAGGGACCGCCCGGTTCACCGGCTTCCGGGACCGGGCGATCGAAATGGACACCCTCCCCTTCCCGGCGTACGAGAAGCTCGACGGGTTCCCCGACTCGTACAAGCTTCCCATCTTCAACTATCCGCGCGTGCCGAACACGAGCTGCATCTCCAGCCGGGGCTGTCCCTATTCCTGCAGCTACTGCGACCGCTCGGTCTTCCGTCGGAGTTTCCGGTACAACTCCGCCGAATATCTCTATGAACACCTGCGTTACCTGAAGGAACGGTTCGGCGTCCGGCACATCAACTTCTACGACGACCAGTTCACCTTCCACCGGAAGCGGATCGAAGCGTTCACCGGGATGATGATCGAGCGACCCCTCGGGATGACGTTCAACTGCGCCGTCCGGGCAGAGCACGTGGACCCGGAGCTGCTCCGACGCATGAAGACGGCCGGCTGCTGGATGGTCAGCCTCGGGATCGAGACGGGCGACGATCGGCTGCTGGCGCAGCATCGCCAGCATGCCGACCTGGCCGACCTCGCCCGGAAAATCAGGATGATCAAGGATGCGGGGATCCGGACCAAGGGGCTGCTGATGATGGGGCTGCCGGGCGAGACGGAGGCAAGCATCCGGCGAAGCATGGACTACGTTTTTTCACTCCCGATCGACGACTTCAACCTGACCAAGTTCACCCCCTTCCCGGGCTCGCCCATCTACGATACGATCCGCGAGCTTGGCGATTTCGACGAGGATTGGGAAAAGATGGATTGCATGCATTTCCAGTTCGTCACGAAGGGGATGACCGCGGCGCGGCTCGAGGAACTCTACCGGGACTTTTATCGTTCCCACTTCAAGAGGCCCTGGGTGTTGATGGGGTATGCCGCCATGCTGTGGCGATCGCCCGACAGCTGGCTCCGGTTCGCACGGAACATGGGAGATTTCCTCAAATTCGCCCGCACCAACCGTCGTCTCATGGACGAATCGTGATGAGCGTCGCACCGGTCGCCATCACGGGCATGGGCTGCATCTGCGCGGCCGGACGGAACCTGCCCGATTCCATGGAAGCGCTCCTCCGCGGCGAGCGGAACCCGGCGCCGCCGGTTCGCTTCTCCAGCGACCACCCGGTCCGCTACCCCGTGTTCGAGGCAGCGGACTTCGAGGAACCCCCGGATCTCCTCCGGACCAGCGCCTTCGGGCTGCACGCGGCCCGGGAAGCGGTCGCCGACGCCGGGCTCGACCGGAAAACATTGGGCGCGTTGCGGGTGGGAGTCTGCGTGGGAACGACCGTCGGCACCGTCATGAGCGAGGAGACATTCTGCCGCGGGTACCTGGCCGGACACGTTCCGGACATGACGCCCATCCGGCGGATCCTCCGGAGCAATCCGGCGGACGTCATCGCCCGGGAATTCGACCTCTCGGGCCCCCGCCAGACCGTGGTGACCGCCTGCTCGTCCAGCACCGACGCGGTCGGAATCGCCGGCTCGTGGATCCGGGCGGGCCTCTGCGATGCCGCGATCGCGGGCGGCGCCGACGAACTGGGAAGAATCACCTACATCGGGTTCATCTCCCTCATGATCACCGACGATTCCCCGTGCAAGCCGTTCGATCGGCACCGCAAGGGATTGAACCTCGGAGAAGGGGCGGCGATGCTCGTCCTTGTCTCGGAGCGGGTCCTCCGGCGGCGCGGGATGCGGGCGCGTTCCTTCCTGCTCGGCTACGGGTCGGCGGGCGACGCCTACCACCTGACCGCCCCACGGCCCGATGGCGCGGGGCTGCGAAGCGCGATCTCGGAAGCCCTGGCGACCAGCGGCGTTTCCTCCACTTCCGTGGCGTTCGTCAACGCCCACGGCACCGGCACGCCCGACAACGACCGGGTCGAGAGCCGTGTCCTCCACGACATGCTGCCCGGCATCCCTTTCCTCTCCACGAAAGGGTACACCGGGCATACCCTCGGGGCCGCAGGCGCGATCGAGGCGGTGTTCACCGCCGCCTGCCTTGAGATGGGGAAAATCCCGGCCAATGCCGGGTTCGAAACGCCCGACCCCGAAATCGCGAACACCCCCGTCCGGGAAGTCACCACGGTCGCGGGAACCGTCGCCCTCTCCGAATCGCTCGCATTCGGGGGGAACAACGCGGTCGTCGTCCTGGGCAAGGCATGAGCGGAACGGACCGGATCGTCCTCGAGGGGGTCGGAGTGGTCGGCGGTTTCGGCTGCGGTATTCACGATCTGTCACGCGCGTTGACCGGAAGCGCCTGCTCCCCGGGGACCCTCGCCTTGTGGACGGGATCCGGACCGGTCACGATCCCCGCCTTCCGTGCCGACGTATCCCGCATCGAGGAGTTCATCCCCGTTCGCACATTGCGGCGGGTCGACCGTTTTTCGCAGCTCGGTCTCCTCGGGAGCCACCTTGCGCTCGCGGACGCGGAACTGCCCGAAACGGAAAGACCCCGACTGGGCATCATCATCGCCAGCGGCTACGGCGCGACAGGGGCCACGTACGCATTCCTCAAGTCGTTCATCAACGACGGCGACATCTGCGCGTCGCCGACCTGTTTCGCCAACTCGGTACACAACTCCGCGGCCGCCCACATCTCCATCCAACTGGGCGCCAAGGGGCCAAACCTCACCGTCAGCGACTTTCACCTGTCGGTTCCCTCCGCACTCGCCACCGCCCGGATATGGCTTGCGGAAGAAAGGGTCCAGCGGGTCCTGTTCGGCGCGGTCGACGAGCTGTCCGAACTGATCGGCTACATCCGGTACCGGACGCGTGACGCATCGCCGGCCGCCCCCATGACCCCGTTACGGACGGAGATGGAGACGTCGATCCCTGCGGAGGGAGCCGCCTTCCTGCTCCTCGCCCGGGAGAACGCGTCCCGGGGCGGGTATTGCACGCTGGACGCATCGACCACGGGAAGCCTGCCGATTCCCGGCTTTCCCTTTCCCGAACCGGGCTTGCTGGTTCTGGGGGCGGACGGCTGTCGCGAATCGGGCCGACGATACGCGGCGGTGGCGCAAAATGCCCGCGTCGCGTGCTACACCCCCCTGTACGGGTCCATGCCGGCTGGGCCGGCCTTCGACCTGGCGGCGGCCGCGCTCATCCTCAAGGGGGGGCGCATATTCCCTTCCCCGGGCGGCGTCTTCCGCGACTTCCCCGCAACGGTTCCCGTCGGCGGAGATCCGATCGGCGCCGACCGAATCTCCTGCCTCACGCTCGCCGGAGACGAGGCGTACGGATTGACGACGCTCGGAAAGGTGGATTCGCAATGATCAAGACACAGCCTCGCATCGCCGGCCTGATCCTTTGCGCGGCGCTCTTCCTGGGGTTGTCGCAACAAGCCGCCGCCGGGACGGTGCCGCAATGGGAGCTGGGCGCAGGCGTTGTCGGCTTGCTGCTGCCCGACTACCGCGGCTCGGACGAGGTCCGCAGCTACGTTCTGCCCGTTCCCTACATTATTTACCGCCTGGAGTGGCTCACGGCCGACCGGAACGGCATTCGCTCGACCCTGTTGAACCGGGAAGAGGCCGAGGTCAATCTCAGCATGAGCGCAACGCCGCCGGTGCGCAGCAAGAACAATCGCGCGCGGGAAGGCATGAGCGATATCAAACCGATGGTTGAACTCGGGCCGTCCCTGGACATCCACCTGTGGCACGGCGACGGTCGTCGCTTCAAGCTCGACGTGCGCACGCCGGTCCGGGCGGCGTTCACCGTCGAGTCGCATCCGCGAGACGCCGGCGTGAGTCTCTCGCCCACCCTGAATTTCGATGTCGCCGGCATCGGCGGCCGGCCGTGGCAACTCGGCATGCTGGCCGGGCCGATCTTCGCGACGCGCCGTCAGCATCAATATTTCTACGGCGTGTCGGAAAGCGACGCGCGTCCGGATCGCCCGGCATTCGATGCGCCCGGCGGCTATGCGGGCCTGCAGTTCCTTGTCGCGTTGTCGCGCCGATTCGAGAAGGCGTGGTTCGGCGCCTATGCCCGTTACGACACGCTGCGCGGCGCCGTGTTCGAAGACAGTCCCCTGGTACGCCGCGACTACTACGTTTCCGCGGGCTTCGCGATCGCGTGGATACCGCTTCAATCTTCCAGGATGATCGAGCGCGACGACTAGTGCCGAAACCACCGCGGGTTCCGTCTCGCCAACCGGGGAACCGGCGGATCATTTGTCCCCTGTCGCCGGCCCATATCGCGGGGGTCGCCGCGTTCCATCTGTACGTGATCCTCCTGTTCGTCGATATCCGCACGGCGCCGCTCCCGCTGCTCGCCTTTCTCCTCGCCTGCGCCGTCGCGCCGTTCCTGCCCCGTTTCGGGTTCTTCCTCCCGATCGTCGGCAGGGGGAAGCCGGGGGAGAAGGGCGTGGCCCTCACGTTCGACGACGGGCCGGACCCCGCGGTCACCCCCCTCCTCCTGGACCTCCTCGCCCGGCACTCGGTTCCGGCGACGTTCTTCGTGACGGGGGAGCGGGCGGCCCGTCATCCCACCATCATCCGGGACATCCTGTCCCGCGGTCACGCGATCGGCAACCACTCCTACCATCACTTCCCGTTCCTGATGCTGAAAGGGATTCGGACACTTCGGCGGGAGATCGAATCGACCCAGTCCCTGCTCGCCGGGTTCGGCATCGTCCCCCTGGCGTTCCGGCCCCCCGTCGGGATCACGAATCCCCCCCTCTGGCGGGTCCTCCTCGAGCAGGGCATGTATTGCGTCAACTACAGCTGCCGCGCCGTCGACATCGGGAACCGGCGGATCGGGCGCCTCTCCGAAAAGGTGCTGAAGGGGGTCTCCCCGGGCGACATCATCGCGCTCCACGACGTCGCGCCGCGACACGCCGGGGCGGAGCGCCTCATGGCCGAGTTCGACGCCCTGTTCCGCGGATTGAAGGAGAAGGGTGTGGAGATCGTTCCCCTCGACCGCCTGATCGGCAGAGAGGTCATGCGGAGGGAGGGATCGCCCGGCGAGGTGCATCCCGCGGCGCTTTTTTACGACGGGTTGGCGGCCGACTACGACCGGGAGCAGTTCTGTTCCCCCGTCTCGATCGTCCGCAAGACCGAGTACGCGCTCTTCGAGGCGCGGCTTCCGTCGCTCTTCTCCCCGTCGGACCGGGTGCTCGAGATCGGCGCCGGCACCGGCATCTTCACCATGGCGATCGCCCGGCGTTGCCGGGAGGTGACGGCCGTCGACATATCCCCGAGCATGCTGGAGATCCTGAAAGGGAAAGCCGCCGGGGAGGGACTCGGCAACATCCGGACGATCGCGGGAAACGCGGAAACGATGGACCTCGAGGGATCCTATACGGTCGCCTGCGCCTTCTCCTCCCTCGAATACCTGACGGACCTCCAGGCCTTTTTTTGCCGCCTGGCGGATCACATCGAACCGGGAGGAACGTTGTATTTCATCACCGCCCGACGGTCCCTGCTCCGTCTTTTCGCGCAGATCGGCAACGCGATGCGGCAGGGGTTGTGGCTGAAAGCCCACAGCCGGAGGGAAATCGAGGCCATCCTGTCCGCTTCGGGGTTCGAGGAGATCCGGATCGGCTCCCATCTCTTCAAATCCTGGTTGTCCGGAGGGATCCTCCTGGAAGCGGTGGCACGCCGCCGCATCGATCCGGGCACCCAGCCGGCGGAAAGATGAGCGCGAATGCGTCAGTGAAATCGATCATGGCGAGCCTTCCCCGCCTCCAGGTCGGGCCGCCTCCCCCTGTAGAACCAGACGAGGAAGATCCCCACGACCGACAGGATTCCGGCCGCCCCGGCCCATCCCGCCCACAACACGAAGAGGAGAAGCCCGGAAAGAACCCCCGCGGCCACCACCGCCGAAACGATCAGCGAAATCGCATATCGCGGCACGCGCACGCTAATGGCCCACCTCGAGCACTTCGCGAAGGGGCGCGAATCGCAGGTTGCCGAGCAGTCCGGAAAGCTTCCCGGGGGTCGAACGCAGGTTGAAATAATGCATGATCCTCCGGCTCCATGGAAGTTCGATCCTCGGCTGCTCCATGTCGAATTCCCACGGGTGGACGTACACCATCGCAGCATCCCCCTCCGCATTCATCCGCCGAATCCTCGAAAGAACGTAGAAATACGGCATGAGGCGCAACGGCAACCCGCCCGTGAAGGGGAGATGTTCCCCGAAGCAGCGGACGGTGGTCAAGGGGAATTCGAGGATCTCCCCGTCCTCCGTCGGAATCCGGCAGGGCGCGGTCGGGAAGGAGCGGTCCCCCATTCGCGTCAAGGGAACCATGCTGGAGTCGTACCGGATCCCTTTCCGCCGCAGGACCCGGAGCGCCCACATCGTGTGGGGACGAATGGACCACTCCGGCGCACGGTACCCGATCACGCGGCCCCCGCCGGCGGACGATATCGCGTCCATGGAGCGATCGACGTCCTCCGCGAACTCCTCCTCGGACATTTCGAACACCCTTCGGTGGTAATGGCCGTGGGTGGCGATCTCGTGCCCCTCTTTCGCGATGTCGGCGATCAACCCCGGTTCGCGTTCGGCGACGTAGCCGAGGACGAAAAACGTGGCACGGACCCGATGTTCCCGGAGAAGGGAAAGGATCTTCACCGTGTTGCGGGTCACGCGACTTTCATACGCGTCCCACGTGGAGACGTCCCCGGCCTGACCCGTCCCGCATATGTGGTACCAGTCTTCCAGGTCCACGGTCAGCGCGTTCCGGCAGGTCG is a genomic window of Deltaproteobacteria bacterium containing:
- a CDS encoding B12-binding domain-containing radical SAM protein, whose product is MKGSGTLNPDRVLLVHPLGYRADAASADISRIANIMPPLGLASIAACLELRGIRATIVDCYARPDSDRAIRDHLLAERPAFLGLSCTTSSFLDGIRIAEAARATLPGIRTVFGGPHVSALKEVLFPRFPAMDFAVVGEGEETLGELIASEGENPSAIQGIIFREGTEGTARFTGFRDRAIEMDTLPFPAYEKLDGFPDSYKLPIFNYPRVPNTSCISSRGCPYSCSYCDRSVFRRSFRYNSAEYLYEHLRYLKERFGVRHINFYDDQFTFHRKRIEAFTGMMIERPLGMTFNCAVRAEHVDPELLRRMKTAGCWMVSLGIETGDDRLLAQHRQHADLADLARKIRMIKDAGIRTKGLLMMGLPGETEASIRRSMDYVFSLPIDDFNLTKFTPFPGSPIYDTIRELGDFDEDWEKMDCMHFQFVTKGMTAARLEELYRDFYRSHFKRPWVLMGYAAMLWRSPDSWLRFARNMGDFLKFARTNRRLMDES
- a CDS encoding beta-ketoacyl-[acyl-carrier-protein] synthase family protein, whose translation is MSVAPVAITGMGCICAAGRNLPDSMEALLRGERNPAPPVRFSSDHPVRYPVFEAADFEEPPDLLRTSAFGLHAAREAVADAGLDRKTLGALRVGVCVGTTVGTVMSEETFCRGYLAGHVPDMTPIRRILRSNPADVIAREFDLSGPRQTVVTACSSSTDAVGIAGSWIRAGLCDAAIAGGADELGRITYIGFISLMITDDSPCKPFDRHRKGLNLGEGAAMLVLVSERVLRRRGMRARSFLLGYGSAGDAYHLTAPRPDGAGLRSAISEALATSGVSSTSVAFVNAHGTGTPDNDRVESRVLHDMLPGIPFLSTKGYTGHTLGAAGAIEAVFTAACLEMGKIPANAGFETPDPEIANTPVREVTTVAGTVALSESLAFGGNNAVVVLGKA
- a CDS encoding beta-ketoacyl synthase chain length factor; the encoded protein is MSGTDRIVLEGVGVVGGFGCGIHDLSRALTGSACSPGTLALWTGSGPVTIPAFRADVSRIEEFIPVRTLRRVDRFSQLGLLGSHLALADAELPETERPRLGIIIASGYGATGATYAFLKSFINDGDICASPTCFANSVHNSAAAHISIQLGAKGPNLTVSDFHLSVPSALATARIWLAEERVQRVLFGAVDELSELIGYIRYRTRDASPAAPMTPLRTEMETSIPAEGAAFLLLARENASRGGYCTLDASTTGSLPIPGFPFPEPGLLVLGADGCRESGRRYAAVAQNARVACYTPLYGSMPAGPAFDLAAAALILKGGRIFPSPGGVFRDFPATVPVGGDPIGADRISCLTLAGDEAYGLTTLGKVDSQ
- a CDS encoding MipA/OmpV family protein, whose translation is MIKTQPRIAGLILCAALFLGLSQQAAAGTVPQWELGAGVVGLLLPDYRGSDEVRSYVLPVPYIIYRLEWLTADRNGIRSTLLNREEAEVNLSMSATPPVRSKNNRAREGMSDIKPMVELGPSLDIHLWHGDGRRFKLDVRTPVRAAFTVESHPRDAGVSLSPTLNFDVAGIGGRPWQLGMLAGPIFATRRQHQYFYGVSESDARPDRPAFDAPGGYAGLQFLVALSRRFEKAWFGAYARYDTLRGAVFEDSPLVRRDYYVSAGFAIAWIPLQSSRMIERDD
- a CDS encoding polysaccharide deacetylase family protein yields the protein MPKPPRVPSRQPGNRRIICPLSPAHIAGVAAFHLYVILLFVDIRTAPLPLLAFLLACAVAPFLPRFGFFLPIVGRGKPGEKGVALTFDDGPDPAVTPLLLDLLARHSVPATFFVTGERAARHPTIIRDILSRGHAIGNHSYHHFPFLMLKGIRTLRREIESTQSLLAGFGIVPLAFRPPVGITNPPLWRVLLEQGMYCVNYSCRAVDIGNRRIGRLSEKVLKGVSPGDIIALHDVAPRHAGAERLMAEFDALFRGLKEKGVEIVPLDRLIGREVMRREGSPGEVHPAALFYDGLAADYDREQFCSPVSIVRKTEYALFEARLPSLFSPSDRVLEIGAGTGIFTMAIARRCREVTAVDISPSMLEILKGKAAGEGLGNIRTIAGNAETMDLEGSYTVACAFSSLEYLTDLQAFFCRLADHIEPGGTLYFITARRSLLRLFAQIGNAMRQGLWLKAHSRREIEAILSASGFEEIRIGSHLFKSWLSGGILLEAVARRRIDPGTQPAER
- a CDS encoding polysaccharide deacetylase family protein; this encodes MTTCRNALTVDLEDWYHICGTGQAGDVSTWDAYESRVTRNTVKILSLLREHRVRATFFVLGYVAEREPGLIADIAKEGHEIATHGHYHRRVFEMSEEEFAEDVDRSMDAISSAGGGRVIGYRAPEWSIRPHTMWALRVLRRKGIRYDSSMVPLTRMGDRSFPTAPCRIPTEDGEILEFPLTTVRCFGEHLPFTGGLPLRLMPYFYVLSRIRRMNAEGDAAMVYVHPWEFDMEQPRIELPWSRRIMHYFNLRSTPGKLSGLLGNLRFAPLREVLEVGH